The proteins below come from a single Argentina anserina chromosome 1, drPotAnse1.1, whole genome shotgun sequence genomic window:
- the LOC126790499 gene encoding DEAD-box ATP-dependent RNA helicase 24 codes for MSKRKFGFEGFGINRQSTYNFEQSQPPQRLYVPPSSRSHGHDNYEDTDLDNIDYDDAEAAAANEEEEEVDPLDAFMEGIHEEVRSAPPPKPKEKADKYLDEEEEEDHLESFLRAKKDAMLTLASDALHAGYDSDEEVYAAAKAVDAGMVEYDSDDNPVVVDRKKIEPISALDHSCIDYEPFTKDFYEEKESISGMSEQDVAEYRKSLAIRVSGFDVPRPVKTFDDCGFSPQLMNAIKKQEYEKPTPIQCQALPIILSGRDIIGIAKTGSGKTAAFVLPMILHIMDQPELQKDEGPIGVICAPTRELAQQIHLEAKKFAKSHGICVCAVYGGMSKLDQFKELKAGCEIVVATPGRLIDMIKMKALTMQRTTYLVLDEADRMFDLGFEPQIRSIVGQIRPDRQTLLFSATMPRRVEKLAREVLSDPVRVTVGEVGMANEDITQVVHVLPSEAEKMPWLLERLPGMIDDGDVLVFASKKAAVDEIETQLSQKGFKVAAIHGDKDQSTRMDIMQKFKSGTYHVLIATDVAARGLNIKSIKSVVNFDIAKDMDMHVHRIGRTGRAGDKDGTAYTLITHKEARFAGELVNSLVGAGQNVPAELMDLAMKDGRFRSKRDSRKGGGKKGKGRGGGGGSSGRGVRGVDFGLGIGYNPDSNSSPSPAVTSRAAAVTSVRTGMMSQFKSKFVSASSNSPSQGSGNSSSAHANKRPALRGFVAGGSIGGGIYAPQTTNTVSPSPASMVNTSSQNSGGNSSQKPTESSRDKPRERRRRSGWDT; via the exons ATGTCGAAGCGCAAGTTCGGATTCGAAGGGTTCGGCATCAACCGCCAATCCACCTACAACTTCGAGCAATCTCAACCCCCTCAACGCCTCTACGTCCCTCCCTCCTCCCGCTCCCACGGCCACGACAATTACGAGGACACTGACCTCGACAACATCGACTACGACGACGCCGAAGCCGCCGCCGCCaacgaggaggaggaagaagtcGATCCGCTCGATGCGTTCATGGAGGGGATTCACGAGGAGGTGAGGTCGGCGCCGCCGCCGAAGCCGAAGGAGAAGGCGGACAAGTACCTggacgaggaggaggaggaggatcaCCTGGAGAGCTTCTTGAGGGCGAAGAAGGACGCCATGCTGACGTTGGCGTCGGACGCGCTTCACGCCGGATATGATTCCGACGAGGAGGTGTACGCCGCTGCCAAGGCTGTGGATGCCGGAATGGTGGAGTATGATTCCGATGACAATCCGGTTGTTGTGGACAGGAAGAAGATCGAGCCGATTTCGGCTCTGGATCATAGCTGCATTGACTATGAGCCTTTCACTAAGGATTTCTACGAGGAGAAAGAGTCCATTTCAG GGATGAGTGAGCAGGATGTGGCTGAGTACCGGAAGAGCTTGGCTATCAGAGTGTCTGGCTTTGATGTACCAAGGCCGGTTAAGACATTTGACGACTGCGGGTTTTCTCCGCAACTCATGAATGCAATTAAAAAACAAGAGTATGAAAAGCCTACACCGATACAGTGCCAAGCTTTACCCATAATTCTTTCAGGGAGGGATATCATTGGTATAGCGAAAACCGGCTCCGGAAAGACTGCTGCTTTTGTGCTTCCCATGATTTTGCATATTATGGATCAGCCGGAACTTCAGAAAGATGAAGGTCCTATAGGAGTCATATGTGCACCTACTAGAGAATTGGCGCAGCAAATCCACTTAGAGGCTAAGAAATTCGCTAAATCACATGGCATCTGTGTCTGTGCTGTATATGGTGGGATGTCGAAACTTGATCAGTTCAAAGAACTCAAGGCAGGTTGTGAGATTGTTGTAGCTACTCCTGGGAGATTGATAGACATGATTAAAATGAAGGCACTGACGATGCAAAGGACAACTTACCTTGTGCTTGATGAGGCAGATCGGATGTTTGACCTCGGTTTTGAGCCTCAAATTAGGTCAATAGTTGGTCAGATTAGGCCAGACCGGCAAACGTTACTCTTTTCTGCTACAATGCCACGTAGAGTTGAAAAGTTGGCTAGGGAAGTTCTCTCTGACCCTGTAAGAGTTACAGTGGGTGAGGTGGGAATGGCCAATGAGGATATCACTCAAGTTGTTCATGTACTTCCTTCTGAAGCTGAGAAGATGCCATGGCTTCTTGAAAGATTACCTGGTATGATTGATGATGGTGATGTTTTAGTATTTGCTTCTAAAAAAGCTGCAGTGGATGAGATTGAAACGCAGCTTTCTCAGAAAGGTTTTAAAGTTGCAGCCATTCATGGTGATAAGGACCAGTCTACTAGGATGGATATTATGCAAAAATTTAAATCTGGCACCTACCATGTTCTGATTGCTACTGATGTTGCTGCTCGTGGTCTTAACATCAAGTCAATTAAGTCAGTTGTGAACTTTGATATTGCAAAAGACATGGACATGCATGTTCATCGTATTGGTAGAACAGGTCGTGCTGGTGATAAAGATGGCACTGCATATACTCTTATCACACATAAAGAGGCTCGGTTTGCTGGAGAATTGGTTAATAGCTTAGTTGGTGCTGGTCAGAATGTTCCAGCGGAGCTCATGGACCTTGCAATGAAG GATGGAAGATTCAGGTCTAAACGTGATTCAAGAAAAGGAG GTGGGAAGAAGGGTAAGGggagaggtggtggtggtggcagCAGTGGTCGAGGTGTGCGTGGAGTTGATTTTGGTCTTGGTATTGGATATAATCCAGATTCCAATAGTTCTCCATCACCCGCTGTTACTAGTCGAGCTGCTGCAGTTACTTCTGTAAGAACAGGAATGATGTCTCAATTTAAGAGTAAGTTTGTTTCTGCTTCATCAAACTCTCCAAGTCAGGGTTCTGGTAACAGTTCAAGTGCGCATGCCAACAAGAGGCCTGCATTACGAGGATTCGTAGCCGGTGGTTCCATTGGGGGAGGCATATATGCACCTCAGACAACCAATACGGTTTCTCCTTCTCCTGCATCAATGGTAAACACCTCTTCTCAGAACTCTGGAGGAAATTCAAGCCAGAAGCCGACAGAAAG TTCTAGAGATAAGCCTAGAGAAAGACGGAGGCGCTCTGGTTGGGACACTTGA